The window CGGCGGGGTCGGCATCAACGGCGGCGCCGGGACGATGCAGTCCGACGCACCGTTCGGCGGCATCAAACGCTCGGGCTATGGCCGCGAATATGGCGAAGAGGGCCTCAACGAATTCACCTACCAGAAGGTCATCGGCTTTCACGCCGAATAAGGGGATCAGCCATGACCAAAGTGATGTCCGGCATCCGCGTCCTCGAGGTCGCGCAATTCACCTTCGTTCCGGCGGCGGGCGGGGTGATGACCGACTGGGGCGCCGATGTGATCAAGATCGAGCATCCGGTGCGCGGCGACGCGCAGCGCGGCATCCAGATGCTGCAGCGGCTGGCGGTTAACCCGCAGCGATCGTCGCTGATGCAACATCCCAATCGCGGCAAACGCAGCGTCGGGATCGACATTTCGACCGAGGAAGGCCGCAAACTCCTCTATGAGATCGCGAAGACCTCCGACGTCTTCCTGACCAACTACCTGCCCTCGGCCAGGCAAAAACTCGGTATCGATATCGAGCATATCCGCGCCGCCAATCCGAACATCATCTATGTCCGCGGCAGCGCCTTTGGCGACAAGGGGCCCGAGCGCGACAAGGGCGGGTTCGACAGCACCGCTTACTGGGCGCGCGGCGGGTCCGCGGTGCTGGTAACCCCGAAGGCGCTCGACGGCCCGCTGACCCAGCCGGGCCCGGCCTATGGCGACACGATCGGCGGTATGAACATCGCGGGCGGCATCGCCGCGGCGCTGTTTCACCGCGAACGCACCGGCGAGGCGACCGAAGTCGATGTGTCGCTGCTGTCGTCGGGCATCTGGGCGACCGCCTGTTCGGTCGACGTCGCGATGGAACTGGACAAGGACCCGTTCGAGAATCTGATGCCCGGCGGCGGGCAGTCGGTCGGCACAAACCCCTTCATGGGGGTGTTCAAGACGGCGGACGGCAAGTTCATCAATCTCACCGTGCTGTCGCCCGGACCCTATATCGAGGATGTATTCGGCCATCTCGGCATCCCCGAAGCGGCGCTGGACGAACGCTTCTCGACCGCCGAGGCGATCATGGCGAATGCGGCGGAGGCCTATCCGCTGGTCAAGGCGGCGATCGCGGCGCAGCCTTATGCCTATTGGATCCAGCATCTCAAGACGATGCGCGGGCAATGGGCCGCATACCAGTCGGTCCATGATGTCGCGAGCGACGAACAGGTGCTGGCCAACGACCTGATCTTCGAAGTCGAGTCCGCAGACGGCGGCGCGCCGATCCGGCTGGTCGCGAACCCGGTGCAGTTCAATCACGCGGGCGTCGAAAACACGCGCGCGCCCGAGGCGTCCGAGCATACCGAGCTGTTCCTGATGGAACTGGGGCTCGAATGGGACCGGATCGAGGACCTGAAAAACAAGAAGGCGATCGCCTGACCGGCGGGCGCGGCATGGCCTCCCCTCCCCTTCGCGTCGGCATCATCAGCGCCGCCTGGGGCGCCAAGGCGCACCTCCCGGCTTGGCGCAGCCTCGACGGGATCGAGGTGACCGCGATCTGCACCTCGCGGCCCGAGACGGCGGCGAAGGCGGCGGCGGATTATGGCGTGGCGCGGGCGTTCCACGATTTCCGCGAGATGGCCGCCGACCCAGACATCGACATCGTCGATTGCGGCACCCGCCCGCCGCTGCGTTACGATATGGTGATGGCCGCGCTCGGCGCGGGCAAGCATGTCTATAACGGCATCCCGTTCGCCAAGGACCTGAGCGACGCGCGGGCGATGACCGACGCCTGGCGGAAGGCCGGGACGGTCGCGGTGGTCGATGCCTTCATGCAGGCGGTGCCGGGGATGGTGCAGATGAAGGCGATGGTCGACGCCGGCTGGCTCGGCGAAGTCTTCGGTGCCGATATCGCGTTCGAGGTGCCGTTGTTCAGCGCCGCGCAGACCAATGTGCCGGGCTATGTCTGGTTCGCCGATCCCGCCAACGGCGCGAGCGCGGGGCGCAATTTGGGAAGCCATATGCTGCACCTGCTGGTGCATTTTTTCGGGCCGGTGGCGTCGGTGACGTCCGATATGTCGCTGGCGTTGAAAGAATGGCCGCTGGACGGCGAGATCATCCGCCCCGAAGTGCCCGACCGGGCGTCGATGCTGCTGCGCCATGCTTCAGGCCTGCCGACGCGGGTCGAGGCGAACTGGGGCAAGATCGGCGGCGAGGGGTTCCGCTTTTCGGTCTGGGGGTCGAAGGGACGCCTCGAAGCGCGCGCGCCGGTGTTTCCGATGGCGCATGATACGCGATTGTTCGGAACGCGCGATGCGGCGCTGGGCACGGCGGCAATGGACGAGATTATGGTCGAGGCGGACTATCGGGCGGTGGCGGGTTGCCATGCGGTGGCCGAGCGCCCCGAGACCGGGCTGTTCGCGCTCGCGTCGATCTTTGCGGCGATGCGCGATGCGATCAATGGCGAGGGTATGGCGGCGCCCGATTTCGCGCAGGGATTGCATGTGCAGGAGGTGGTCGAAGCGGCGGTGCGCGCGAGCGACGAGCGGCGCTGGGTCGATATTCAAGCTTAGAAAAAGAACCCGTGCTCCCGCGAATGGGGGAGTCCATCACCAGCCGGCGCCACTTTGAACCGACCGGAGATGGGTACCCGCCTTCGCGGGGACACAGACCCTTTTTCCATCGCTGGATTTCAATCCCGCCGCAGCAGCATCGAGCCCGCGATAAATCCGCCGCCCATGCCGCACGCCGCGACCTTGGCGTCGGCGACCTGACGTCCGTCGGCCTGCCCCCAAAGCTGCATGCACGCCTCGTGCAGCAACCCGAAGCCGTGCAGCCGCCCGCCCGACAACTGCCCGCCGCCGGTGTTGACCGGGAAGCGCCCGCCGGGGCCGATATTGCCCTCGGCGATGAAATCCTTCGCTTCGCCATGGCCGCAGAAGCCGAGCGCTTCGAGCCAATAGGGCACGAAGATGCTGAAGCCGTCGTAGAGCGCGAGCATGTCGACATCGGCGGGCTTCAGGTCGGTGCGTTTCCACATGTCGGCGGCGCTGTCGTGCGCGCCCATCGTTGTGAGGTCGGTCCGCTGGTCCCATGTTTCCTGCGAACCGAGCGCGGCGCCCATCGCTTCGATCGTCAGCGGCGCCTTGGCGCAATCCTTGGCGGCGTCGGCGGCCGAGACGATCACGACGCAGGCGCCGTCGATCGGCACGTCGCAGTCGAACAGGCCGAGCGGCGACGAGATCATGCGGGCGCCGAGATACTCGTCCATCGTCAGCGGGGTGCGCATGACGGCAGAGGGGTTTTTCTGCGCAAAGGCGCGCTGCCCGGTGGCAACGAGGCCGAGATGCTCGCGGGTCATGCCGAATTCATGGAAATAGCGCTGCGCCATCCAGCCGGCCCAGTTCGACGCCGACATCGCGTTGGCGGGGACGAGATAGGAGTACCAGCCGCCGAGCCGAGCGCGGCCGGCGCCGGGGATGCTGGCGCGCCGAGTCGCGGTCTGCGAACTGCTTTCGGTGAGCGCGCGGAAACAGAGGACATGGCGCGCCTGCCCGGTCGCGACCGCCATCGCCGCGACCTGGATGGGCGCCATCTGCGACGGACCGTCGGGGACGGCGCTGTGCCAGCGGGTCTTGAGGCCGAGCGCGTTGCGGACTTCTCCGGTGCCGAGCGGCGACATGCCCGGCGAATTGTCGGCCTTGCCCGGATAGGTCGAGATGCCGTCGATATCGTCCTTGGTGAGGCCCGCACAGTCGAGCGCGCGTTTGACCGCCTCGGCGAGATGGAGGATCGCAGGGCGGTTCGTCTTGCGGCCGATGTCGGACATGCCGACGCCGGTGATGGCGGCGTTCAGGGTCATTGCGCGGGCTCCCACTGGGGGAACCAGACATCGTCGACGTTGGCAAAGGTCACGCGCACGGCCTGCCCTATCCTGACGGTTTCTGGGTCGGTGTTCACCACCTCGGCGGTGACGCGAACGCCCGGGGCGCCGTCGAGATCGACCACCGCGAGCGCGAAAGGCACCGGCATATCGGGCATCCATGGCTGGTGGTTCACGGTGTAGGTATAGACGGTACCGGTGCCGGGAACCGTTTTGAATTCAACCGCTTCGCTCCAGCACTTCGGGCAGACGAGTTGCGGCGGATGGATCGCATGATCGCAATCGCCGCAAAAGGCGATGATGAGTTCGCCTTGCGCGCCGCCGGTCCAGAAGGCGGTGTTTTCGGGGGTAAGTTCGGGGAGTGGTCGCATCGATTTTCCTGCAAAACGATCTTGGAAGTTCAAACCTGGAGCGTGGCACCGCCGCTGACGCGGAGCGTTTCGCCGGTGACGAAGCTTGCGCCCGGCGACACGAGCCACAGCATCGCCTCGACGATGTCGCGCTCCTCGCCTTCGCGTTGGATGATCTGCATCGCCATCACCTGGTCGACCACCGGCTGAGGCAGTTCGGCGCGGATGGTGTCGGTGAAGATCAGTCCCGGCGCGATCGCGTTGACCCGGATGCCCTCGGGCGCGAGTTCGTTCGCGAAGGAGACGGTCAGGCCGCGCACCGCGAGCTTCGAGACGCCATAGGCCTTTTGCGCGCCATAGGCCGCCATCGAGGCGATGTTGATGATCGATGCGCCCTCGCGCCCGGTCATGAAGGGCCGCGCGCCGAGCGTGCAATAGACGACGCCCCAGACATTGACCTCGAACATTTGCCGCGTGCGTGCGGTACCGAGTTTACCGATGAATTCATTCGCTTCGGCCGAATGGATGCCGGCATTGTTGATCAAGATATCGATGCCGCCATGACGATCGGCGATGTCGGCCATCGCGGCGTGAACCCCCTCCTCGTCCGCAACATCGACCATGATAGCCTCGGCGCCATGGCCAATTTCGGCGGCCGCCGCCTTTGCCGCAGCTTCGTCGAGATCGAGTTGCACCACCTGGGCGCCGCGCTCCGCGAGCGCCATGCCGAACGCCTTGCCAAAGCCGCGCCCGCCGCCGGTGATGACGGCGACCTTGCCCGTCAGATCATGCACGGTCACGGCCTTCTCCGCCTGCGGCAGCCGCCGTCTTTGGCAGCAGCAATGCGACCAGCACGGCGGCGGTGCACAGCGCGGCGATGACGATGACGGTGATGTCGTAGGCGAAGGGCGACGGATAGCTTTCCTTGCCACGGCGAGCGATGTCGACGGCCAGCAGCGTGGTCACCATCTGCGCCCCGATGCCCATGAAGAGCTGGCGGATGACGGTGAGCAGGCCCGAAATCTCGCTGATCCGTTCGGGCGGCGAGGCCTGGGCGATGATCGTCGGGGCGACCGAGAAGAGCATGGTGGTGCCGAAGCTGATGACGATGAGCTGGACGACGACCTTCCCGAAGCTGTCGATGTCCATGACGAACCAGAGCAGCCAGCCGGAGACCGTCACGATCCCGCCCGCGATCAGCGCAAAACGTCCACCACCGCGCGCCGCGAGCCAGCCGCCGAGTGGCCCGGCGAAGACCGAGCTGAGGTTCGACGGCAGTTTGGCGACGCCCGCGAGCGTCGCGGTGAAACCAAGGCCGGCGAGCGTCCAGAGCGGCGCCTGCATCAGCAGCGAGAAGAAGACGGTGATCTGGAGTGTGCTCATCGCGACGAGCGCGGTCACCGCGCTGCCGACCGCGATGGTGCGGTCCGAAAAGCTGCGCACCGCGATCAACGGATTCGGGCTGGCGAGGCTGGCGCGCAACCACCAGAGGGTGAGCAAGATCCCCGCGCCGAGCGCCGCGAGCGGCAGCGGGGCGGCCCAACCCCAGTCCTTGCCCATGGTGAAATAGACGAGGACAAGCGCGACACCGGGCGCGAAGGCGAGGCCCGAGAGCCAGTCGACGGGTTGGCTCGCGGCTTGGCGCGGCGAGCGTGGCAAGAGGCCGGCGATCGCGACCGCGGAGACGGTGCAGAGGCCCGCGCTGGCGAAGAAGACGCCGTGCCAGCTGAAATTGTCGACGATCACGCCGCCGACGACGAGCCCCGCCGCGGTGCCGATCGAGGCGCCCGAGATCATCAGCCCGATCGCCATCGGCGCGCGGTCCTTGCCGGCATTTTCGTGGACGAGACCGATGCACAAAGGCAGGATCGCGCCGGTGACGCCCTGCATCAGGCGCCCCGCGAGGAGCACCGGGAAATTGGTCGACAGCGCGCTGATCAGCGAGCCGACCGCGCCGATGATCAGCACCACGACGAGCACCTGCCGCCGCCCGAACAGGTCGCCGAGACGCCCGACGATCGCGGCGATCGCCGCGCCGACGATCAGATAGCCGGTGATCAGCCAGCCGACCATCGCGGGGTTGCCGAAATCCTCGATCAGCTTTTTGAGCGCGGCGAGGATCATTGCGGTCTCGAACGAGCCCGTGACCTCGGCGATCCAGAGCGCGCCGATGATGAGCGGAAGGTTACGGCGCGGTGTCACCCTAGCCCGCGATCGCCTTGGCGCCCTCGGGCACCCCGACCTGCGCGGCGCGGACCTCGATCAGGTCGACGCCGATGTCCGCCGGCAGGCCGATGACCGAGAGCAAAGCCTTTGCCATCGATTCGGGGGTCGCGCCCTCGCCCGTCATCGACGCATGGCCGGTCTCGACGATCTTTTTGTAAAAGGCGGCGACGGTTTCCTGCGACCAGCTCTTGCCTCCCGAACCGCCCTTGACCGACCCCGAGCGCAGCACGGTGACGCGAATGTCGTCGCTGCGCAGTTCGTCGCGGAGGCCATGGCAGAGGGTTTCGACCGCCGCCTTGGTCGCGGCGTAGAGCGCCAGCATCGGGAACGGCATGTTCACCGACTCGCTGCTGATCGCGATGACCTGACCCTTGGTGGCGCGCAGATGCGGGATCGCGGCGCGGATCAGCCAGGAAACGCCGAGGATGTTGATGTCGATATGGCTGCGGATCATCTCGTCGCTGCCCGCTTCGAAGGCGAAGGGGTGGAAGATGGCGGCATTGGCAACGACGACATCGATGCGGCCGAAATGGGTGGCCGTCTGCGCGACGGCGGCGTTCACCGCCTCCGACGAGGCGACATCGCAGGCGATCGGCAGCACCGCATCGCCGAACTCGGCGGCGAGGGTCTCGAACTCCTCCGACGGACGTGCGAGGCACGCGACCTTCACGCCCGCCGCGACAAGCGCGGCGACGAAATGTCGTCCCATTCCTTTTGACGCGCCGGTTACGACGGCGACCTTGCCGCTCAGCCCTTCCATCCCGAATCCCCTGATTTTTGGTCTTTTCGTTTCATTTTTGACGATACGTCAATTTTTTGCCATATCGCAACCCCGCTGTTAGGATGGCGGCAAGATTTCGGGGCAGGATCACCTATTTGACGCAGACACAGGCTATTACGACGGCACCGACCCCGCCCGAGCGCAAGCTCGGCGCAAAGGGGCAGCGGACACGGCAACAACTGATCGAGGCGACGGTCGACCTGCTCGAAACGCACGGATTGCGCGACGTGTCGGTGGTCGACGTCGCGCGCGCAGCGCAGACGTCGCCCGCAACCTTCTATGTCTATTTCAAAGGGGTGCCCGAGGTGGTGCTGGCGGCGCTCGAGCATGCGAGCCAGACCTCGCCCGCGCTCGAAGCGGTGATCGCGCGCGACTGGCTGGCCCCCGGTGCCGAGGAAGCTGCGGCGGCGTTCGTCGAGGAATATACCGGCATCTGGAATCGCAACCGGACGATCTTCGTCGTGCGCAACCTCGCGGCCGAGGAGGGCGATGCGCGTTTCTATGAGGCGCGCATGACGCAGGCGCGTCCGATGATGGATGCGATCAGCCAGCAGGTCGTACGCGCGCAGGCCGCAGGACGGACACCCGCGCACCTGTCGCCGCGGTCGTGCGCGGGCACGGTGCTGATGATCCTCGAGCGCCTGTCGGCGATCGGGCCGATGAGCAGCCATTCGGACGGTGTCGGCTATGCCGATCTGAAGGCGGCGGCGGCGCATAGCATCGCGATGATGCTGGGCGCGCGGGGGTGAGAGATATTTCCCCTTCCGCTTGCGGGAGGGGCAGCGAGACTTGCGAGCTTGCTCGCTAGTCGCAGCGGGGAGGGTTGGCGAGGTCACAGGCCCTCCCCTAACCCCTCCCGCAAGCGGGAGGGGAACATTAGCCCGCCGCTTCCGCGATCATCTTCTGGATGTCGAGTACGCCGGTCGCCAAACCACCCGCGAGGCCCGCGTCGACGGGCAAACACACGCCGCTGATGAAGCTCGCGGCGTCGCTGTTGAGCAGGATCAGCGGCAGCGCCTGTTCCTCGGCGGTCGAATAGCGTCCCTTGGCCTTGGCGAAGGCGCCGAGCACGGCGTCGCCCGCCACCTTGCGGAATTCACCGAGCATCGGGGTGTCGATCGGGCTGGGCATGGTGCAGTTGATGCGGATGTCGCGACCGATCAGGTCGGGGGCGCGGACCTGCGTCCAGGTGTTGATCGCTTCCTTGGCGAGGCTGTACGGATCGCCCACTTCCCCGGCACGGTCGAGATACCATTGGCGCGCCTCGGCGAAATCCTCGATGGCGATGAATTCGCGCAGCAACGGCTGGCGCGTCAGCCATTTCATGCCGCCGAGCGACGAGACCGAGACGATCGCGGCGCCGGGGTTGAGGTGCGGAATCCATCCCTCGGTCCAGGCGCGGATGCCGAGGAAGTTGACGGTGACGACATCCTCACCGGGGAAGGTCTGCGGCAGGCCCGAGACGTTGAAGACGGCGTCGATCTTGCCGCCGATCTTGTCGATACCCGCCGCGATGGCATCGGGGTTCTTGAGGTCGACTTCGGTAAAGCTCGCGAGATTGACCGGCGAGGGTTTGATGTCGGCGCCATGCACTTCGGCGCCGAGGTCGACGAGCGCGCGCGCGGCGGCTTCGCCGGTGCCCGAGAAGCAGCCCATCACGACGACGCGCTTGCCCTTATATCCCAAAATGTCGGTAGCCATGTCCCAAACCTTTCCTGATTATGTCGGATCGCCGCTATGCGAGCGCGGCAAATTTCGTGTTCGCGAGGCCGCCCATCGCGTCGGCCATCAGCGCCGCCTCGCGCACCTCGTGCGCGTTGCAGAGGATGATCGCGGGAGCGGTGGCGATGGTGCCTGCCGCCACGGCGGTGCGAAAGGCCGTCCAGGCGGCGCGATAGTCTTCGAATTCGGCGCCGAGTGTGGCTTCGATTTCCTGCTTCTCGGCCGCGTGAAATCCCGGTTCGAAACGCTCGATCGCGCGCCACCATTTGATCAGGCGCGCCATGCCCTTGGCCTTTACCGCCGCCTGCTGGTCGGCGAGGCGCGGGACGATGGTGTCACGAATATCGTCGAGCGCGATGGCGAAGCTGCGGTCGTGCGATCCCTGCGGCGCGTCGGGCATTGTGACGGACGGCAGCGCAATGCCCGCCGCTTCTGCCAAGGCGTTCGAGAGGACGCGGCGGTGGATCGTCGAATAGACGAGGTTCATGCCGAGATTGGGCGGCGGCGGCGCGTCGGGATCGTCGTAGCGCGAGCGGCGTGCGAAGCTGGTCTGGAACAGCAGCCGCCAATAGCGGAGGCGCGGCAGGTCGACTTTGTGGCCGCCTGCGGCCTCATAGGCGGCGAAGGCCTGCGGGAGCGGCACGAAGCCCTGAAACAACATGCGCAGCGCGAGCATCGCGAGGTCGGCCATCGGGTCGCCATAATGGACGAGTTCCCAGTCGAGCAGCGCGGTGACGCGGTCCTCTTCATAGAGGAAATTGCCGGGGCCGGCGTCGCCGTGGACGATCACCGGCGCGGGCATGTCGGCGGGGATATTCGCCTCGAGCCAGTTCAGCGACAGGTGGATCAGCGGGTCCCAGCCCTTGCCGCCGTTGCCCGCGCGCAGTTCGGCGATGCGGCGGCGGATGAAGACCTCGGCGGGTTCGACCGGGCCCATGCCGTCGATCGGGTGCGCGGTGACGTCGATGCGGTGGAGCGCGGCGAGCTGCGCCATGAAGTCCTGCGCCAGCGTGTCGCGCTGCGCGGTATCGGCGATCGCGCCGAAGCGGTCCTTGCCCGGGATCATGCCGCAGACCAGCGCGCGCTGATAGGGGACCGAGGCGTAATAGGGCGCGACGCGGACGCCGGCATCGGCAAGCGGACCCGAGAGGGCGCGGAGCACCGCGGCTTCGCGCAGGAAGGCGGCGTCGTCCCCTGCCCCGGCCTTGTGGACGTCGTAGTTCATATAAGCGCTGGCGGTGCGGCGGTCGGGCCATTGAAGATCGAGTTCGGCGCCCTCGCGCGAGGCGCCGCCGCCGCCGCGTGGGCGAACCGCGACAACGCGCGCGCCGCTGGCGGATTCGACCGCCGACGCGAGGCCCGGCGGGAGGAGGTCGTGTGGGTTCATCCGACGATCTTCGCTTCGCGGAACGCGGCGATCTCTTCGTCCGAATAGCCGATTTCGCGCAGGATTTCGTCGCTATGCTCGCCGACCGCGGGGCAGCAGCGTTTGAAGACGACAGGGATTTCGCCGAAATTCCAGAAGGCGCCGGGCTGTTCGACGATGCCGTAGAGCGGTTGCGGCAGCACCGAGACGAGGTTCAGTTCGCGATTGCGCGGATCGTCGAAGAAGCGGTGCATCGCATTTTCGAAATTGACCGCGTCGGCGGGGACGCCTGCGGCTTCGAGTGAAGCGAGGAGGTCGTTGGCGGTGCGGTCTTTCGCAGCGGCCGCGAAATCGTCGCCGAGCAGATCGCGCATCGCGGCTTGCTGGTCGGGCTTGAGCGCGGCGACCGCGACCCATCCGTCGACGCATTCGAAGATGCGGTGGTAAGGCGAAAAGCCGGTCTGGTCGCTGGTGAGGTGATAGGTTTCGGTGAGTTCGCCGTCGGCGCCGATCAACCGTTCGCCCTGGGTGAAGGCGGCCATGCCGAGCAGCGAGGTCTGCGTCGTATAGCCACGGCCCGTCGTGCGCCTGGCATAGAGCGAGGCCATGAGTTCGACGAGACAGCTTTGCGCGGTCGAGACGTCCATCGTGCCGGGGCGGTTGAAGATGGGTTTGTTGCCTTCGCCGCCATTTTCGAATTCCCAGCCGGCGATCGCGTTGAAGATCGAGTCATAGCCGGGCCAGTTGCCGCGCGCGCCGCGCTGGCCATAGGCGCTGGCATAGTTGAAGGCCACGTCGGGATTGTATTGGCGGATGCCCTCTTCGCTGAGGCCGAGCTTCGCCGCGCCCTTGAAGCGCATATTGTGGTGGACGAGTTCGGCCCACTGGATCAGCCGTTCGAGGATCGGCTGGGCTTCGGGCTTGGTGAGGTCGAGCGCGAGACTGCGCTTGCTGCGCGCCGCGGCCTGATAATAGCGGTGCATGAAGCGGATGCGGTCGCCGGTCAGCGCCTCGACCTTGATGACATTGGCGCCCATGTCGCCCATCATCGACGGCCCCATCGGCCCGGCGAGGAACATGCCGAGGTCGAGCACGCGGACGCCTTCGAGGACTTCGGCGGGGGCAGCGTTGGAAGCGGGCGCGGGTTTGGCGGTCCATATCGTGTCGCCACCTTCGCCGAGGCGCGGCGCCGGGCGGCCCTGCGGCAGATCGGCGTCGGTGTGGAACGGGACATTGGGCTGGCGGGTCCGACCGAGGTCGGGGTCGTCGACTTCGACGACATAGGCGTTGGCCTCGACGTCGTCGTGGCGGAGCATCTCGCCCATCGGAAAGGCGGGTTCGGCGGCGATGTCGGCGGCGCGAAGGTCGGCGAGCCAGTTGTCGAGCGGGCGGAGTTTGAAGGCGGCCGCCTGCCCGGCCTCGGTTTCAAGGTCGACGTCGGTCTCGGCCATGACGTCCCACATCGTCGGCATGGTGGCGTAATCGAACTGGCGGGTCGGATCCATGATCTGGAGCCAGTCGCCGCCCTGGCATTGGAACAGCTGCTGCGAAATCGGGCGGGCGCCGGATGGATAGGTCAGCGGGTTCGGCATCGGCCCTTCGCTGTTGCGCGCCCAGACGAGCGGCAGCGTCGCGAGGAAGCCCTGGAAGATCGAGGTGTGCGCGGGACCGCCCTGCCCGGTTTGCAACCGCATGACGAGGCGTGCGAGCAGGCCGGCGGCGGCGAGATGCGCGGCAGACCAGCTGCCTTGCTGGTAACGGTAGACGATCGGGCCGGGACGATAGCCGTCATTCTCGTACATCGCGCCGACGCGCGCGGCGACGAGCAGTTCGTCGTCGCTGCGTTCGACGTCGGGGTGGTTCGCGGGCGAGCCGGTGATCGCGGTGACGACGAGATGCGGATGGCGTGCGGCGAGGCTGGCGTCGTCGAGACCGAGCGCCTTGGCGCGCGCA is drawn from Sphingopyxis sp. OPL5 and contains these coding sequences:
- a CDS encoding Gfo/Idh/MocA family protein; the encoded protein is MASPPLRVGIISAAWGAKAHLPAWRSLDGIEVTAICTSRPETAAKAAADYGVARAFHDFREMAADPDIDIVDCGTRPPLRYDMVMAALGAGKHVYNGIPFAKDLSDARAMTDAWRKAGTVAVVDAFMQAVPGMVQMKAMVDAGWLGEVFGADIAFEVPLFSAAQTNVPGYVWFADPANGASAGRNLGSHMLHLLVHFFGPVASVTSDMSLALKEWPLDGEIIRPEVPDRASMLLRHASGLPTRVEANWGKIGGEGFRFSVWGSKGRLEARAPVFPMAHDTRLFGTRDAALGTAAMDEIMVEADYRAVAGCHAVAERPETGLFALASIFAAMRDAINGEGMAAPDFAQGLHVQEVVEAAVRASDERRWVDIQA
- a CDS encoding thiolase family protein; translated protein: MTLNAAITGVGMSDIGRKTNRPAILHLAEAVKRALDCAGLTKDDIDGISTYPGKADNSPGMSPLGTGEVRNALGLKTRWHSAVPDGPSQMAPIQVAAMAVATGQARHVLCFRALTESSSQTATRRASIPGAGRARLGGWYSYLVPANAMSASNWAGWMAQRYFHEFGMTREHLGLVATGQRAFAQKNPSAVMRTPLTMDEYLGARMISSPLGLFDCDVPIDGACVVIVSAADAAKDCAKAPLTIEAMGAALGSQETWDQRTDLTTMGAHDSAADMWKRTDLKPADVDMLALYDGFSIFVPYWLEALGFCGHGEAKDFIAEGNIGPGGRFPVNTGGGQLSGGRLHGFGLLHEACMQLWGQADGRQVADAKVAACGMGGGFIAGSMLLRRD
- a CDS encoding MFS transporter — protein: MTPRRNLPLIIGALWIAEVTGSFETAMILAALKKLIEDFGNPAMVGWLITGYLIVGAAIAAIVGRLGDLFGRRQVLVVVLIIGAVGSLISALSTNFPVLLAGRLMQGVTGAILPLCIGLVHENAGKDRAPMAIGLMISGASIGTAAGLVVGGVIVDNFSWHGVFFASAGLCTVSAVAIAGLLPRSPRQAASQPVDWLSGLAFAPGVALVLVYFTMGKDWGWAAPLPLAALGAGILLTLWWLRASLASPNPLIAVRSFSDRTIAVGSAVTALVAMSTLQITVFFSLLMQAPLWTLAGLGFTATLAGVAKLPSNLSSVFAGPLGGWLAARGGGRFALIAGGIVTVSGWLLWFVMDIDSFGKVVVQLIVISFGTTMLFSVAPTIIAQASPPERISEISGLLTVIRQLFMGIGAQMVTTLLAVDIARRGKESYPSPFAYDITVIVIAALCTAAVLVALLLPKTAAAAGGEGRDRA
- a CDS encoding SDR family NAD(P)-dependent oxidoreductase; translation: MTVHDLTGKVAVITGGGRGFGKAFGMALAERGAQVVQLDLDEAAAKAAAAEIGHGAEAIMVDVADEEGVHAAMADIADRHGGIDILINNAGIHSAEANEFIGKLGTARTRQMFEVNVWGVVYCTLGARPFMTGREGASIINIASMAAYGAQKAYGVSKLAVRGLTVSFANELAPEGIRVNAIAPGLIFTDTIRAELPQPVVDQVMAMQIIQREGEERDIVEAMLWLVSPGASFVTGETLRVSGGATLQV
- a CDS encoding TetR/AcrR family transcriptional regulator, translating into MTQTQAITTAPTPPERKLGAKGQRTRQQLIEATVDLLETHGLRDVSVVDVARAAQTSPATFYVYFKGVPEVVLAALEHASQTSPALEAVIARDWLAPGAEEAAAAFVEEYTGIWNRNRTIFVVRNLAAEEGDARFYEARMTQARPMMDAISQQVVRAQAAGRTPAHLSPRSCAGTVLMILERLSAIGPMSSHSDGVGYADLKAAAAHSIAMMLGARG
- a CDS encoding Zn-ribbon domain-containing OB-fold protein, encoding MRPLPELTPENTAFWTGGAQGELIIAFCGDCDHAIHPPQLVCPKCWSEAVEFKTVPGTGTVYTYTVNHQPWMPDMPVPFALAVVDLDGAPGVRVTAEVVNTDPETVRIGQAVRVTFANVDDVWFPQWEPAQ
- a CDS encoding SDR family oxidoreductase, with the translated sequence MEGLSGKVAVVTGASKGMGRHFVAALVAAGVKVACLARPSEEFETLAAEFGDAVLPIACDVASSEAVNAAVAQTATHFGRIDVVVANAAIFHPFAFEAGSDEMIRSHIDINILGVSWLIRAAIPHLRATKGQVIAISSESVNMPFPMLALYAATKAAVETLCHGLRDELRSDDIRVTVLRSGSVKGGSGGKSWSQETVAAFYKKIVETGHASMTGEGATPESMAKALLSVIGLPADIGVDLIEVRAAQVGVPEGAKAIAG
- a CDS encoding coniferyl-alcohol dehydrogenase, which codes for MATDILGYKGKRVVVMGCFSGTGEAAARALVDLGAEVHGADIKPSPVNLASFTEVDLKNPDAIAAGIDKIGGKIDAVFNVSGLPQTFPGEDVVTVNFLGIRAWTEGWIPHLNPGAAIVSVSSLGGMKWLTRQPLLREFIAIEDFAEARQWYLDRAGEVGDPYSLAKEAINTWTQVRAPDLIGRDIRINCTMPSPIDTPMLGEFRKVAGDAVLGAFAKAKGRYSTAEEQALPLILLNSDAASFISGVCLPVDAGLAGGLATGVLDIQKMIAEAAG
- a CDS encoding phosphotransferase family protein — protein: MNPHDLLPPGLASAVESASGARVVAVRPRGGGGASREGAELDLQWPDRRTASAYMNYDVHKAGAGDDAAFLREAAVLRALSGPLADAGVRVAPYYASVPYQRALVCGMIPGKDRFGAIADTAQRDTLAQDFMAQLAALHRIDVTAHPIDGMGPVEPAEVFIRRRIAELRAGNGGKGWDPLIHLSLNWLEANIPADMPAPVIVHGDAGPGNFLYEEDRVTALLDWELVHYGDPMADLAMLALRMLFQGFVPLPQAFAAYEAAGGHKVDLPRLRYWRLLFQTSFARRSRYDDPDAPPPPNLGMNLVYSTIHRRVLSNALAEAAGIALPSVTMPDAPQGSHDRSFAIALDDIRDTIVPRLADQQAAVKAKGMARLIKWWRAIERFEPGFHAAEKQEIEATLGAEFEDYRAAWTAFRTAVAAGTIATAPAIILCNAHEVREAALMADAMGGLANTKFAALA
- a CDS encoding CaiB/BaiF CoA transferase family protein — translated: MTKVMSGIRVLEVAQFTFVPAAGGVMTDWGADVIKIEHPVRGDAQRGIQMLQRLAVNPQRSSLMQHPNRGKRSVGIDISTEEGRKLLYEIAKTSDVFLTNYLPSARQKLGIDIEHIRAANPNIIYVRGSAFGDKGPERDKGGFDSTAYWARGGSAVLVTPKALDGPLTQPGPAYGDTIGGMNIAGGIAAALFHRERTGEATEVDVSLLSSGIWATACSVDVAMELDKDPFENLMPGGGQSVGTNPFMGVFKTADGKFINLTVLSPGPYIEDVFGHLGIPEAALDERFSTAEAIMANAAEAYPLVKAAIAAQPYAYWIQHLKTMRGQWAAYQSVHDVASDEQVLANDLIFEVESADGGAPIRLVANPVQFNHAGVENTRAPEASEHTELFLMELGLEWDRIEDLKNKKAIA